The DNA window TGCGCTACGGGGCACATTGTGGCAGGCATGTCGCGATCCGGCTCGCAAAGGATGTCTCCGGTCTGGATGTAAACGATGTCTCCGGTCTTGCCCTCCTGGATCCTGCCTCCTGGCTCCTGATTCCTGACTCCTGCTCCCTGATCCCTGCTCCCTGATCCTCTGATACTCTCGCTGCCGTGAACATCCTCGCGGTCGATGCCGGCGGAACCAAGACGCTCGTCCGCCTCGCCCGCCTCGATGGTGCCTCGAGGAAGACTCTCGCCGAGGAGGCGTTCGAATCGAAGGCGTGGGGGTCGTTCGACGATCTTCTGGCAGACTTCCTTTCGAGACATCTGGACGCGCGCCCGAAAGCTGCCTGTCTGGCCGTGGCGGGGCCAGTGCATGAAAGCACCGTTCAGCTGACCAACCTCACGTGGTCGATCGGAGCAGCGGAGCTCGGTGTCCGATTCGGCATCGAGCAGGTCCGGCTGCTCAACGATCTGCACGCGGCTGCCCTGGCAATCCCCGAGATCGACCCCGCCGATCTCGTGGTGCTGCAGCAGGGAACGGTCGATCTCGCGGCGCCTCGCATCGTCATCGGCGTCGGAACCGGTCTTGGAGTCGCGCACATCGTGCGCCACGAAGCCACCAACGTCTTCATTCCTGGTGAAGGAGGGCACGCTCTGTTGTCGCCGTTCGATGCCGAGACCGGCTCTTTCATCGCCGGGTTTGCCCCCGGGGGCGGCTGGCCATCGCGGGAGACCTTGATCTCAGGCCCCGGCCTCTCGAAAATCCACGGAAAACTCGCGGGAACCTCCATGCGCGGAAGCGAGGTGACGCGGCTTGCGAAAAATGGAGATCCGAGCGCCGTCCGTGCCGTCGAGATCCTCGCCACGCTGCTGGGCGCCACGGCCGGAGATCTCGCGATCACAACCCTCGCCTCCGGGGGCATTTTCCTTACCGGCGGAGTCGTCGTCGGTAACGGAGACCTTCTCCGTGCCCCGTTCATCCGTGCCTTCAATCAAAAGCCACCATTCGAGGAACGGATGAAATCGTTTCCGGTCTATCTCGTCCCGGGCAGGACTCTCGTCCTCGACGGGGCCATGGCCGTCGCGACATCTCTGGCAGCGGCAACGCCGGAATCCTGAGGAGAGCCGGGTCGTCCAGGGGATCGTGTTCGTCGCCGGTACGGAAATCGCACTCCGGTCGCGGATAATGGCGAAGCCGAAACTCCTCATCGTCGACGACGATCCCCATCTCCGGAAACTCCTCACGATCTATCTCCGTGACAAGTGGGATGTCTCGGTCGCCGGTGAGGGGGAGGAAGCCCTGGAAATCTGGAAACGGGAAAAGCCGAAAGTCGTCCTTCTCGACCTGATCCTCCCCTACTACGGCGGTTTCCGTCTCTGCCAGGATTTCAAGGGCGCGGATGGCTTCCGTTCATACGTGATCATGATGACCGGCGAAGAGGGAGCCGACACCCGTAACATCGCGACCGAGTGCGGCGCCGACGATTTCCTCCTGAAGCCATTCGATCCCGCCGAGATCGTTCAGAAGCTCGACAGTCTGCAAAGCTGATCGAGTTGTCGCGGATCCCGTGCGCACCATCTTCGAGCACTGTTGGAACTGGCTGAAGAGCGAATTGGAGCCCGAAGTTCAGCGCTAGCAGTGATTTCGCGTCGCTCCGGGCTCCGAGTGAAGATCTAGGTGACCGCGGGGGCGTGAGTTCTCGCCGGGGCAACGTGGGTCGCACCTTCGATCTCGAGCTCGATTCCTCCGACCCAGCCGGCCGCGACGTTGTAGATCAAGGCCGAGATGATCCCGGCGATGAAGCCGGTGATGCCATAAACGATCGGCGCGATGATGATCGCGCTGAAACCACCCATCATCATGCCTCCGAATGCCTCGGCACCTTCGGCGCCCCACATGAGTGAGACGAGAGCGAGGAGCACTCCGACGATCAGACCGAAGACCGCATAGATGATCCCCATGATTTTTCCGAGTGAAACGGCACCCACCTTGCGAACGACCATGAAATCCTCCTTGCTGCTTTTGTTGCGTTTGAACTCCTTAGACCGGTCAGGCCCGAAACGGGCAGGATCATATTAGCGCGAAGAGGGCGGAGAGGTCAGAATCCAGAACCGAGCACGGCGCGCGCCGCGGTGATGTCGTCATGAAGGAAGCGGTCACGCTCGAGTGGCGGAACGACCGCGCGGATCCCGGCATGGAGGCGCTCGATCGGCTCCGATGAGCGGAGCGGCCGCCGGAACTCGATCGCCTGCGCGGCACAGATCGCCTCGATCGCCAGAATCGACCGGACATTGTCGACGATTCTGGCGAACTTCCAGGCCGCGGTGGGACCCATCGACACATGGTCTTCTTTGTTCGCCGAGGTCGGTATCGAATCGACCGAGGCGGGGTGCGCGAGGGCACGACACTCGGCGACGAGCGCTGCCGCCGTCACCTGCGCGATCATCAATCCGCTGTTGAGGCCTCCCTCGGTCACGAGGAACCCCGGAAGCTCGGAAAGCTGCGGGTTGACCATCCGTTCGATGCGACGCTCACTGATCGATCCGAGATCGGTCATCGCGATCGCTCCGAGGTCGCAGGCCATCGCGACCGGAGCACCGTGGAAGTTGCCTCCCGAGAGGACTTCTCCCTCGTCGGCGAACACCAGCGGATTGTCGGTCGCCGAGTTGATCTCGATCCCGAAGGTCCGCTCGACGAAATCGAGCGCGTCGAGAACCGCACCGTGAACCTGCGGAATGCAGCGCAGCGAGTAGGCATCCTGCAGCTTCCCGCAATCCCTGTGCGACGCGCGGATCTCGCTCCCCTGCATCAACTCGCGCATCCGTGCCGCAACGCGGCGCTGTCCGGCGTGAGGCCTCGCTTCGTGAAGCCGCGGATCGAAAGCGACATCGGTTCCCTGCAGAGCGTCGAGCGTCATCGCGGCGATCTCCAGCGATCGCTCGAACAGTCCCCGCGCCTCGGCGATCGCCAGCCCTCCCACCGCGCAGATCGTCTGCGTTCCGTTGATCAGCGCCAGGCCTTCCTTCGCTTCGAGCTCGATCGGTTCGAGTCCGGCGTCCCGCAGCGCCTCTTTCGCCGGCCCGACGCCGTTCCGCGTGCGAACCCGACCTTCTCCGACCAGCGCGGCCGCCAGGTGAGACAGCGGAGCGAGATCACCGGACGCCCCGACCGAGCCCTGGGACGGGATCAGCGGCAGAAGCCCGCGTCTCCGCATCTCGAGAATCCGTTCGACCACTTCGATGCGGATGCCGGAAAAACCTTTGGCGAGAGCGTTCGCTCTCAGGACCATCATCACGCGGACGACGTCGTCACTGAAAGGCTCGCCCACACCGGTGCAGTGCGAAAGAACGAGGTTCCGCTGCAGCTCCCGGCTCTGACTCGGAGAGATGTGAACATCCGAAAAGACACCGAACCCGGTGGTGACGCCGTAGACCACCCTCCCGTCAGCCACCACCCCGTCGATGACCTTCCGGGACGCGTCCATCCGCCGCTTCGCCTCGTCCGAAAGAACGATCGATTCTTCCCCGGCTGCGATCGCCGGGAGATCGGCGACGTTGAGCGAAGCACCATCGAGCTCGATCGTTTCTCGCGCCATCCGTCCCTATTCTATGCGCGACCGTTTCACGGCCGGTTTTCGAGATCCGAATCGCCTGCCATGAGGAAATCGACGTAGCGCTCCCATCCGTAACGGTCGACGGCTCGAAGGGCTCCCTCCTCGAGCCAACCCTCGCCTCCGTCGAAGTAGCGGTTCACCGCGTTCGCGAGCGCCTGCGGGTCTCCCGCCGGCACGAGCAATCCGTTCTCCCCCTCCTCGACGACCTCCGCCAGCCCTCCGACATCGGTCGCGATCACCGGACGCCCGAACCAGAACGAAGTCATGACGACGCCACTCTGCGTCTCCCGCAGATACGGAACGAGAACGACGTTCGCGGCCGCAAAACGCGCCGCCACCTCCGTCTCCGGGATGAACTCGAAATCGAAACGGACGCGCGACTCGATCCCGAGCTTTGCGGCCAGCTCGCGATACTCCGTTCCGTCACCGAACCACACCTCCCCGGAAACGAAAAGGAGGACGTCCTTCTCGACCCGTTGCCACGCCCTGAGCGCCACGTCGAGCCCCTTGAAGGGACGGATATGGCCGAAAAAGAGTGCGACCTTCGAATGCGTGATCGAAAGGTCCGTCCTCGCCGTCTCACGCGAAGGAACGACACCCGGAATCTCGTGAATCGGGAGAAAGGCGCGGATGACGCGCGGCGCGCCCGCCCCGAGTCGCTCTTCGATCGCATCCCCTTCGGTATTCGCGTGAACGATCGCGATGTCGGCCCCGGCGATTGCTCGATTCGTGAGCCAGCTCTTCCACCAGGAAGGTTCCTTGTCCCGGACGTTATGACACTGAAACACGACCTCGGTCTCGTTCGGCAGCAGCAGACTCATCACGATGTAAGGGAGCGCCCATACCCAGATCCACCAGACGAAGATCACCCTCGCCGGCCTCTCACGCCTCAGTCTCAGTCCCTCACGAATCCAGGTAAACGGATTGAAGATGTCGAGGCTGAACCGCGCATTCGCCGGAGTCCTCGCGACGAGGGATGGATCGATCGGATCGCCACCCGGATAGAACCGGCGAGGATAGATCCGGGAGAACGACACGATCTCTACGCCCTCGCGCTGGCCGAGAGTCTCGGCGAGACGGGTGCTGCAGTACGCGACGCCCGATCGGAACGGATAGACCGGCCCGATGACGACGCTTCGCCGCTCCCCCATCAGCCCCCGACGATGATGCGGCAGAGGTGTCCGGTCAGGATCGCGAAGTAGTTGCCGACCGCGTACCCGATGAGCGCCATCAGAATCGAGACAGGGACGAGGCTTTCACGATGATAAGCGGCAACGACAGGAGCCGACGCCGCTCCGCCGATGTTGGCTGCCGACGCGATCGCTGCCGTATGGACGTCGACCTTGAAGATGTACGCGCCCATAAGACAGAAGAGGCCGTGAATGATGATCCATATCAGAGCGCCGAGAAGGAACCACGGGGCATCTCCGAGGTCGGCGAGATTCGCCCCCGCACCCATGACCGCCACGAAGAGGTAGACGATCGCCATCGCAACGTCGTGCGTGCTCGGTATCGCTCGCGCAGGTGTGAGGGAGAGCAGAATGCCGAATGTCGTGAAAAGCAGCACGCGCCACGTCGACGTCGACGTTACCTCGGTCACCGGCAGCATCGGTGCGATCCACTCCGAAATGCCGAGAACCGTCAGCGCGATCGCCGCCATGTAGAGAAAGTGGCGCATCTCGACCGGCGTTGCTTCGACCTTCTCGGACTCGATCTGCGCTTCCATCCTCTCGAGGCGGCTTTCGTCAACTCCCGTCCACCTGTTGAACTTTTCTGCGAATCCCTTTGATGCGAGCAGCAGCGGCAGCCAGATCACATAGATCGCGTTGTCCGCGATGATCGCGAGCCCGAAGATTCCATCCGGTGTCTCGAGAGCAGCCTTGGTCGCCGCCATGTTCCCCGTACCGCCGATCCACGAACCCGCCAGCGCTCCGAATCCCGTCCACGCGTCAGGACTGAGATTCGTGTGGACGATGAGATAGGCGATCGGCGCTCCGACGACGACGCCGAGCGTTCCCATCAGCATCACCAGCACACCCTTCCCCATGATCCTTACTGCCGCAGCGACATTGACTCCGACCAGAAGCAGCGTAATGAAGACCGGGAGACCGTACGTGCGCACGAGCCCGTAGCCGGGCGAGGAGCTCGGGATCACACCCGTATTGCTCAGCAGAACCGGGATCGAATAGATCCAGAGAAGCGGTGGAAGGAAATTGAACATCCTCCATCCGGATCGCTTTTCGAGCCAGAAGAAGAAGGCGCAGAGTCCCGCGAGAACCGCGAGGACAGCACCGGGGGACGTGATCAGGGCTGACGCCGCGGTCTCTTCCATCGGGCAATGATAAGGCAGGAGGCAGGAGGCAGGAATCAGGATTCAGTAGAACCGGGCATCGGGGGTCGGGGCTCCAGCCCGTGGGGGGTCGCGCAGAATCCAGGAAACTGACCTGAATCCAGACGGCTTCTCATCCGGAGCCATCGCTATATTCCGGTGAGGCGGAAATGACAACCGCAGCCCAGAAAAGTCGTCCATGCTCAAACGACGTCATCCCTGGTAGGTGGTCGGCGGGAAAGCGAGGGACCGCGCTTTCCTGAATCCTGAATCCTGAATCCTGTCTCCTGTCTCTCAAAGACGCCGGGCGATGGCAGCTGCCAGCTTTCTAACGACTTTCTCCGCTTCCCGGTCGGCGCTGAGTGAGGTGTACTCGATCGTTTCGGAGGCGGAAGCTCCGAGCGGCCGTCCGGTGGCCACGTCGTACACGGTGACGTTGATTCGCGAGCTGTACGCGGTGTCGGTACGCCCCATGTAGCGGAGCTGCCGTTCGCCCGCCGGATCGATCCGGACGACGATCATCCTTCTCAGCCCCCCCTTCTCGAAAGCGTCGAGAAGCTCTCCGGTCGACGCATCACGCCGCACCAGATCTTCGGTCGCCGGCAGCGTCGCCGCGTCGTAGATCGGCGCATCCGAGCTCGAAAGCCGCTGGGTCATCAGTGAGGAAACGACGGGGACCAGCGCGGCGTCGCCGGTCACGACGATTCCTGCGCCCTCGAGTGAACGAGGCGGCGGGGCCGGCTCCCGCTCGGCCACGCGCGGCTGAGAAGTCTGGCTCGCCGGTCGCGGCTCCCGCGGAGATGCGACCGCTGCAGCTTCGCCCCGATCATCGGACTCGCCACCGGCCCGAAGCGGTTCACTTCGAGTTTCAGCCGGTGCAATCTCTTCGATCCGGCTCGTCGCACCGTAGTCTGTGCCGCTCTCCACCGGCTGCGTTGCCGTCCCGGGGAGATCCGAGCCTGGTACCAGAACTCCTTCGGTCGAATCCGCAACGGTCTCCCGGGTCGCCGGATCATCGGCAGAGCTCCGTCCGCCGAGACCGTACCAGGCAGCCAGCCCGAGGGCACCGAAAAGAAGGAAGAGGAGAAGTGCGGCGATCCAGATCCCGCGTCGCGACCGGGCCGGCCGGCCCGTCGCTCCCGGTGGTGGAGGCGGCGGAAGATCGTGCCTCGTCGGCGCGGTCTCCGCGGTTCGCAGATCCGGCTGGGTCGTTGCCGCCGATCCCGCGACGACTCCGGGAGCCGTCGGAGCCAGCGAAGACTCGCCCTGCCCATGGGATCCGGCGTCCCCCTGCACGTCGAGATTCGTCGTCTCGCTCTCCGCTCCGAGGACGACGGTCGGATCGTTCGTACCGGCGGAAGCGCGAGGAACGGCGGCCAGCGTCGTCAGACCTTTCATCAGCGAGCGAACGCTCTGCCCCTCGAGATAGTCCTCGAGATCCTCGACGAGCTCATGCGCGCTCTGGTAGCGTTGATCGCGTTCCTTCTCGATCATCTTCGTGAGAATCGCGCGCGCCTTGTCGTCGACATCCGGGTTGAGAGTCGAGACGTCCGGAGGATCCTCGTCGAGGATCTGGCGGATCAGCATGATCGGACTCTCCGATCGAAATGGTGCGCGCCCGGTCAGCATCTCGTACCAGCTCACTCCGAGCGCGTAGATGTCGGTCCTGTGATCCGCCTGTTCGCCGCGACACTGTTCCGGCGCCAGGTATCCCGGCGTTCCCATCAGCATGCCGGTTGCGGTCAGCTTCGCGTCCGTTGAGGACGGAAGCGCCAGACCGAAGTCGGCGATCTTGACGGTGCCGCGCCGGTCGAGCATCAGATTCGCCGGCTTGATGTCGCGATGGATGATCCCCTCGTCGTGCGCTGCCGCCAGGCCTCTGGCCGCCTGCAGGATGATCTGCGCTCCCAGAGGATTGTCGATCTTCCCCTTCTCGTTGACGATCGAATCGATCGACTTCCCTTCTACGTACTCCATGACGAAGTAATGCGTCCCTTCGTCCTCGCCGATGAAGAAAATCTGAACGATGTTGGGGTGGGACAGTCTCGCCGCCGACTGCGCCTCACGCTTGAAGCGCGAGAGAAATGTCGGATCTTCGACCAGGTGGTCTCCGAGGACCTTGATAGCGACGAAGCGGTTGAGCGAAGCTTCGTGACCCTTGTAGACGACACCCATGCCACCGCGGCCGAGCTTCGAAACAACTTCGTAGTGTCCGATTCTCTTCTGCATTTTCATCCTCTCGGGGCCTCGTCGGTCGTCCATCGGGTGCCGGATCGAGCCGGGCTCGCCGTTGATGATACCGCGACGGTCCAGCCTCGACCGGTTCCGCACCGGTTCGAACTATCCGGGAAGGTTGGAGCCCGCTTCTCCGTTTGAAGTACTCGTCCGGAGTCACGCAAACCGATCGGAGGATTCGTCCATGAGAAAAACCATTCTGTCCGCCCTGTGCCTGTTGATCGCCTCATCCGTGCTCGCCGCCGACGACAAGGGCGGCCTCCGCTACACGGTGAGTGTCGCCAAGTTCGACAACCAGGCGGGTTATTCATCGCAGTGGGATCTCGGTGATGCATGGGCCGCGGTGCTGACCGACGCTCTCAACGAGACCGGACGCTTCATCGTCCTCGGGGAGACCGACATGCGGCAGGCCGCCATGGACGAGCAGGACTTTGCGGCTTCCGGCCGAACCGCCGGCGGCAACAAAGCACCAGCAACCGGCCAGATGACCCCCGCGCAGATCCTCGTCAAGGGAGCCATCACCCACGTCGAGGACAATTCCGCGGGCGGTGGCGGCGGAATCTCGATCAAGGGGATTCGAGTAGGCGCACGCGGCGGCAAGGCCGAGATCAACACGACGCTCTACATGGTCGATACCTCCACCGGCCAGGTGCTCGCCTCGAAGAGCGTCGTCGGTGAAGCAGGCTCACGCGGTCTCCGAGTCGGTGTCAACCGGCATTTCGCCGGTGATTTCGATGCCTTCAGCAACGACAACGTCGGCAAGGCGGTCCTCGCCTCCGTCGAAGACGCTGTCGACTGGATGATCTCCGAGCTTCCGAACATGAAGTGGAACGGCACCGTCGTCATGAACCGTGACGGGAAGATCTACATCAACCGTGGCGAGCGCGAGGGCGTGAAGGTGGGCCAGGAATTCGTCATCGGTGAATCCGAGGTCATCCGCGACCCCGACACCGGCGAGGTGCTCGACGAGATCATGGACGAGATCGCACGAATCCGCGTCGAAAGCGTCCGGGAAAAACTCTCGATCGCCTCGGTGATCTCCGGCAACGCCGACGAGATCGGTCAGGGAATGACGATACAGACACCGTAAGAAGCGGCGTCGGGTCGTAAGAAAAAGGGTCGAGTCGTAAGAAGCGAGACAGATTCGTAAGAAACGGAGTCTGGTCGTAAGAAAGTATGCTGGCGCCGCCTTTCGGCTCCCCATCTGCGTCAGATTCGAAGCGCGCCCGA is part of the Acidobacteriota bacterium genome and encodes:
- a CDS encoding glycosyltransferase family 4 protein, whose protein sequence is MGERRSVVIGPVYPFRSGVAYCSTRLAETLGQREGVEIVSFSRIYPRRFYPGGDPIDPSLVARTPANARFSLDIFNPFTWIREGLRLRRERPARVIFVWWIWVWALPYIVMSLLLPNETEVVFQCHNVRDKEPSWWKSWLTNRAIAGADIAIVHANTEGDAIEERLGAGAPRVIRAFLPIHEIPGVVPSRETARTDLSITHSKVALFFGHIRPFKGLDVALRAWQRVEKDVLLFVSGEVWFGDGTEYRELAAKLGIESRVRFDFEFIPETEVAARFAAANVVLVPYLRETQSGVVMTSFWFGRPVIATDVGGLAEVVEEGENGLLVPAGDPQALANAVNRYFDGGEGWLEEGALRAVDRYGWERYVDFLMAGDSDLENRP
- a CDS encoding serine/threonine protein kinase, with the translated sequence MQKRIGHYEVVSKLGRGGMGVVYKGHEASLNRFVAIKVLGDHLVEDPTFLSRFKREAQSAARLSHPNIVQIFFIGEDEGTHYFVMEYVEGKSIDSIVNEKGKIDNPLGAQIILQAARGLAAAHDEGIIHRDIKPANLMLDRRGTVKIADFGLALPSSTDAKLTATGMLMGTPGYLAPEQCRGEQADHRTDIYALGVSWYEMLTGRAPFRSESPIMLIRQILDEDPPDVSTLNPDVDDKARAILTKMIEKERDQRYQSAHELVEDLEDYLEGQSVRSLMKGLTTLAAVPRASAGTNDPTVVLGAESETTNLDVQGDAGSHGQGESSLAPTAPGVVAGSAATTQPDLRTAETAPTRHDLPPPPPPGATGRPARSRRGIWIAALLLFLLFGALGLAAWYGLGGRSSADDPATRETVADSTEGVLVPGSDLPGTATQPVESGTDYGATSRIEEIAPAETRSEPLRAGGESDDRGEAAAVASPREPRPASQTSQPRVAEREPAPPPRSLEGAGIVVTGDAALVPVVSSLMTQRLSSSDAPIYDAATLPATEDLVRRDASTGELLDAFEKGGLRRMIVVRIDPAGERQLRYMGRTDTAYSSRINVTVYDVATGRPLGASASETIEYTSLSADREAEKVVRKLAAAIARRL
- a CDS encoding DUF819 family protein, with the protein product MEETAASALITSPGAVLAVLAGLCAFFFWLEKRSGWRMFNFLPPLLWIYSIPVLLSNTGVIPSSSPGYGLVRTYGLPVFITLLLVGVNVAAAVRIMGKGVLVMLMGTLGVVVGAPIAYLIVHTNLSPDAWTGFGALAGSWIGGTGNMAATKAALETPDGIFGLAIIADNAIYVIWLPLLLASKGFAEKFNRWTGVDESRLERMEAQIESEKVEATPVEMRHFLYMAAIALTVLGISEWIAPMLPVTEVTSTSTWRVLLFTTFGILLSLTPARAIPSTHDVAMAIVYLFVAVMGAGANLADLGDAPWFLLGALIWIIIHGLFCLMGAYIFKVDVHTAAIASAANIGGAASAPVVAAYHRESLVPVSILMALIGYAVGNYFAILTGHLCRIIVGG
- a CDS encoding glucokinase — encoded protein: MNILAVDAGGTKTLVRLARLDGASRKTLAEEAFESKAWGSFDDLLADFLSRHLDARPKAACLAVAGPVHESTVQLTNLTWSIGAAELGVRFGIEQVRLLNDLHAAALAIPEIDPADLVVLQQGTVDLAAPRIVIGVGTGLGVAHIVRHEATNVFIPGEGGHALLSPFDAETGSFIAGFAPGGGWPSRETLISGPGLSKIHGKLAGTSMRGSEVTRLAKNGDPSAVRAVEILATLLGATAGDLAITTLASGGIFLTGGVVVGNGDLLRAPFIRAFNQKPPFEERMKSFPVYLVPGRTLVLDGAMAVATSLAAATPES
- the hutH gene encoding histidine ammonia-lyase; its protein translation is MARETIELDGASLNVADLPAIAAGEESIVLSDEAKRRMDASRKVIDGVVADGRVVYGVTTGFGVFSDVHISPSQSRELQRNLVLSHCTGVGEPFSDDVVRVMMVLRANALAKGFSGIRIEVVERILEMRRRGLLPLIPSQGSVGASGDLAPLSHLAAALVGEGRVRTRNGVGPAKEALRDAGLEPIELEAKEGLALINGTQTICAVGGLAIAEARGLFERSLEIAAMTLDALQGTDVAFDPRLHEARPHAGQRRVAARMRELMQGSEIRASHRDCGKLQDAYSLRCIPQVHGAVLDALDFVERTFGIEINSATDNPLVFADEGEVLSGGNFHGAPVAMACDLGAIAMTDLGSISERRIERMVNPQLSELPGFLVTEGGLNSGLMIAQVTAAALVAECRALAHPASVDSIPTSANKEDHVSMGPTAAWKFARIVDNVRSILAIEAICAAQAIEFRRPLRSSEPIERLHAGIRAVVPPLERDRFLHDDITAARAVLGSGF
- a CDS encoding response regulator, with product MAKPKLLIVDDDPHLRKLLTIYLRDKWDVSVAGEGEEALEIWKREKPKVVLLDLILPYYGGFRLCQDFKGADGFRSYVIMMTGEEGADTRNIATECGADDFLLKPFDPAEIVQKLDSLQS